CGAAGGCGCAGGACTTTGCGCTCCCGAGGCGTGAGCGTGACCAGCAGGTGCTGCACCTCACCAGCGAGCATAGACGCGACGGCTGCGTTCTCAGGTGTGGGTGACTCCGCATCCTCGATGAAGTCTTGAAGCGACGCTTCTTCTGCTGCTCCGACGGGCATCTCGAGCGACGCGACCTGCCGTGGAAGCTCGAGAATTTCGCGCACGCGGCCGGCAGGCAGCTTCATCGCCCGGCTGATTTCCTGGAGCGTGGGCTCTCTCCCGAGCCGATGGGCGAGCGTGCGGGACACCCGCAGCAACTTTGAGGCCTGTTCACTCATGTGGACCGGGATGCGGATCGTCCGCGATTGATCTGCCACGGCGCGGGCAATCGCCTGCCGGATCCACCAGGTCGCGTACGTGCTGAACCGGCACCCCCGCCGCCAGTCGAACCTTTCGATTGCCCGAAGGAGACCGCGGTTCCCCTCCTGGATGAGGTCTGGCAGCGGGAGGCCGCGCCCCACGTGCTTCCTGGCGATGGAGAGACCACCAACCGGAGGTTGGCTTCCGCGAGGTGGCGCCTTGCCTCAGCGTCTCCCTTCTCCGCCCGCTTCGCGAGCGCGACTTCCTCCTCGGCTGTCAGCAGCGGGGTCCTGCGAATCTCCTGAAGATACGTGGCGAGGATATCCTCGCCGGGACCGGCCGTCGGCGCGACCGCCTCGGCCTTAGGCTCCCGTGGTGACACCGCGTGTTTCCGTGATGATAGCGCTGGCATTCGTTCAGGCCCCCGACGCTCGACGCCGCGGTCAGGGCCGGCGGCCAGCCGGCCACCAAACTCCGGGCCACGGGATTGATGTTTGCCGCCGCCAGCGCCTCGTGCGGCGGTGGGAAGATCCGCAAGCACCCGTCTCACGCCGTCGAGCGACACAACCGGCGCCGTCCACCCAGCCGCAGGCCTCCCAGCTTCATGGTAGGAAATCTCACTCCCGCGCCGCCATCAGGCCCGTGGAGGATTCGAGGCCGGATCGGGACCCGAGGCTGGCGGCGAGCCCGCACCGCAACTCGAGACGGAGCCAGAGGCCCGAATCGGACTGTAGACCGATTTCGCCGGTCACCGCGCGGCCTTACGCTGGAAGAAAATGGAAGGGCGGTGACGCGTCATGAGTGGTTCGATTGAGACGTCCGCCGCGCACGACGAACCGCCGGTCCGGATCCCCGCCGGCGAGGTCGCGCTCGACGGTACGCTGGCGGTCCCCGCCGGAGCCCATGCCGTTGTCCTGTTCGCGCACCGAAGCGGCAGCAGCCGCCACAGCCCGCGGAACCGCTTCGTCGCGCAGACGCTCCGCGCGGCCGGGCTAGCGACTCTGCTGATGGATCTGTTGACCGTGCCCGAAGAAGAGGCGGACGCGGTGACAGGCCGTTTACGCTTCGACATCCCGTTTCTCGCGACGCGACTGGTCGTCGCGACGGACTGGCTGCTCGCCGGGACAGCGACGCGCAACCTCCGAATCGGGCACTTCGGCGCCAGCACCGGGGCCGCGGCCGCGCTGGTGGCCGCGGCGCAGCGGCCCAAGGCGGTGGGCGCGATCGTCTCCAGAGGCGGTCGCCCCGACCTGGCCCGCGACGGGCTGGGCAGGGTTCGTGCTCCCGCCCTGCTCATCGTCGGGGGGCGGGATCGAACGGTGCTGACGATGAACGAGGAGGCCCTCCGCGCCCTTCGCGTGGAGAAGCACCTGGCGATCGTGCCCGGTGCGACCCATCTGTTCGAGGAACCGGGTACATTGGAGGA
This is a stretch of genomic DNA from bacterium. It encodes these proteins:
- a CDS encoding sigma-70 family RNA polymerase sigma factor, yielding MGRGLPLPDLIQEGNRGLLRAIERFDWRRGCRFSTYATWWIRQAIARAVADQSRTIRIPVHMSEQASKLLRVSRTLAHRLGREPTLQEISRAMKLPAGRVREILELPRQVASLEMPVGAAEEASLQDFIEDAESPTPENAAVASMLAGEVQHLLVTLTPRERKVLRLRFGLDGARPHTLQEVGRTLKLTRERARQIEQEALRKLRQPARARRLGNFVA
- a CDS encoding dienelactone hydrolase family protein; translated protein: MSGSIETSAAHDEPPVRIPAGEVALDGTLAVPAGAHAVVLFAHRSGSSRHSPRNRFVAQTLRAAGLATLLMDLLTVPEEEADAVTGRLRFDIPFLATRLVVATDWLLAGTATRNLRIGHFGASTGAAAALVAAAQRPKAVGAIVSRGGRPDLARDGLGRVRAPALLIVGGRDRTVLTMNEEALRALRVEKHLAIVPGATHLFEEPGTLEEVARLAAEWFVRHLMPEAHAGDTASDVRAR